The sequence below is a genomic window from Armatimonadota bacterium.
ATGCGGCCTGCGTTAATTCATTCAAAAATGCTTCTGGGCAATCTCGAAGAACAGTTAAGATTTCTTCAGTCGGGCGCAATGGGTTGCCTAACAATCGCCGAAGTGTCAGCGTAGTTTGCGAAGTTTCTGGAATGTCTTCAATTGGCCGTTCCGAACGAATCAATTTCTGCGGCTGGTGCGCAAAGGACATGTCTATCCTAATTGCTCCACGTTCTACGAGTTCCCGATCTGCTCGAGCACCTTTGAGGACGTAAACAGTCTTTCCTTCTTTCAAGGCTTCTAAGGCTCCGGCCCACGTTCCTCCTCGTTTCGGTTCACATTCAACAACCAATGCAGCGTCAGCGCAGGCATAGGCAAGGCGGTTTCGTGCCATTGCATTACCAACGTCAAATCTCGCCTCTGGATGAACCTCAGACATTAGGCACATCCGGCCCTCTCGAATGGCATCTCGATAAGGTTTTTTCCCGGATTCTTTGAGTAAAGAATCAGCAAGCACTCCTACGACGGTTCCGCTTCCTACAATGCCAGCTAACATGGCATAGGAATCCACACCGCGGGCTCCACCAGAAACAACTGTGATTTGATTGTCCGAACAGGCTCTTCCAATTTCTGCGGCACTATTCAGGCGCGCATCGCTAGCATTTCTAGAGCCGACAATAGCCAAGGCACGCTCGCTAAAAGCGTTTGGACTGCCATAGCCGAAAAGTAGGGCTGGAGCTCGGTGTTTGAGTTGTTTGAACCGAGATGGATAATCTGGATCTGCCCAGGACACTATCCAAATGCCAGCAGACAGCCATTTATCTACTGACTGAAATACTCCCAATCCACGATTAAGTAAGCCTGAGAGTCGATGGTGATCGAGTGGAATGAGGGAAAGGTCAAACCGACCTTCTAGGAGTGCTTCGATACCACCTGGAGCAGAGTTTAGAGTTCTTCGAAGATCGAGCAACTCAGCATTAGACAGCGGCTTCGAGCCGTTGACAGCCCATCGGCCGGTTAAAAGGATAACTAACTGCGTGAACGGGGTCAGGCTACTCATCGTCTCCCCGATGTGTAGCCGAGGTTAGTGCGAATGGAATCACTGCTTCGACACCAGCCTGTCGAAGCAGAGCACCCACAATCGTAAATGTCCAGCGCGAATCAACCATGTCGTCAACCAACAGTACAGTACCCTCAAGAACCTCGCTGATAGCAAAAGCTCCATCCAAGTTTGAGGATTGATGGTGTGAATTCCGTTGACTCTTCTGAGGAGGTGTCTCCTTGATTTTTTCAACCGCTTGGAGATACGGCACACCTAGTTTAGCAGCTAAACGTTGTGAGAAGTCTGGGACGGTCGGGCTTCTTAGTGAAGGTACCGACGTAATCCACGCAACTCGACTCGCAACACCTGTTCTTTCAAGTCCTTCAATCGCCGCAATCACGAGGTCGTCACGAAACTTGCCAGCATGCTTATCCTCTCTAGTCCAGGTTCCGATTCCTGGATCGCCGAAGTATGAAAGGCATAAACCTTGTTCGCATCGAAACTCTGGCTTGATGTTGCCTGAGAAACCATATTGTGATAGTGCTCCGGATTCCCAGCGTTTCCTAGGTTCAAACAAGAACTCGGACTCATTTAGGAACCGCTGAGCCTCGATCAGTGAGGCATCCGTATAGCCAGTCGGAATGACTTCTCCACCGATACAATTGGAACACTGTCCACATGGCTCGGCTGTTTCGTCATTGAGCTCAAAGCGGACTTGCTCCATGAAGCAATCGGAGCTTGAAGCAAAAGCAACGAACCTTGCCCGCTCTTCCTCACGTCTTTCTTTGAGTTGCCGATCACGCTCTTTGTCGTAAGTGAATGCCTGAGGGGTTCTCGACCAAGTTGACCCTAGCTTCAAAATAGGAGACGGCTCGAGAATAACCAGGCATTTGAGGACCTTGTCCACTTCGCCCTTCCTTAAGTCCACTGCAGCCATGATATTGGGAACGCTCAATCCGCTTTCAGATTCATCAAGTGTAGTCAGGATTAGATCAATTTCTTCCGCCGAGGGGGCCGCCCGCTCTATGAAGTATTCGTGAATGGACTCGTCTTCTTGTCCAAGGAAAAGTACCGCTGTCGCAGAATCTATTGCGCGACCCGCCCTCCCGATTTGCTGGTAATACGCGACAAGGTTGCCGGGGCTCTGGTAGTGAACTACAAAGCCCAAATCGGGCTTGTCAAATCCCATTCCAAGAGCTACAGTCGAGACGAGTGCCTTAACATCATTGTTGAGCAACATAGCCTCACGTTCGATTCGAAGCTTATTAGACTCTTCCGGATCGGGGCCAAGATCTGCATGATATGCCTCGACCCGATGCCCCCTCACTTGAAGCCATTTTGTTACTCGATCCGCATCACGCTTGGTGAGGGTGTAAATTATGCCACTTCCGTCAAGGTCATCAAGATGATCACTCAACCAGGCTAGTCTTTCCGCCGCATTGAAGCCGTTGATAACCTGTATTTTCAAGCTTCGCCGTGCAAGGGAGCCTCGAATGAGTGGAGTCGAATTTCCAATTTGTCGAAGAACGTCTTCGACAACTCGATCGTTTGCAGTGGCTGTAGTTGCCAGAACGGAAGTTGTGGGAGGCAGATTGCGAATGAGCCGCCCAAGTCGCTGATAGTCTGGCCGGAAGTCGTGCCCCCAGTCAGAGATACAATGGGCCTCGTCAATAACCAAGAGTCCAACTTTTGCAAGGCTCGATGAAGCCACAAATTGCTGAAAATCTTCATTGGCGAACCGTTCCGGACTGATGAGGAGAAGGTCAATCTCGTTTGCAAGTAGCTTTTGCTCGATCGATTCCCACTTTTCGGGGTTCGAGCTAGTGTAGTGCTCTGCCCTGATGCCAAGATTCTGCGCTGCTACGACTTGGTTCCGCATCAAGGAAAGCAATGGAGAGACTACAAGGGTTGGACCTCGACCGGCGTCTCTCAGAACGCGCGTTGCAATGAAATAAACCATGCTTTTGCCCCACCCTGTTGCCTGAACGACAAGTGCACGATACGGTGGCTCAATCACAGCCCTTATGGCTTCTTCCTGGCCCGAGTGAAAACTTGCGTTTGCATTCTTGAGCCCCTCCCGTAACAGCTCTAGTAGGTTTGCGCTCATTCGGATGCCTCCTGGATGGACTTCAAAGTCCTGCCTTTCTCGTCAACCCATTCCGTGCGGCCATTAGCATTACGACCCAACACCACCGAAGCGGCGGTTGAGGGTGAAGAGAAAGCGTAGTCTTGCGCGAAGACAAGATGATCCCCTTCGACCAACAGCACCTTTGAGTCGACAAGGGATTGACGTCGTTGCTTGTGACCACTTGGAAATGAAGATGCTTCTTTCTGGCTAGCCTGTGAACCTTTCTTAACAACAAATTCGCTTCCTGCTTCGTAGCCATGCGAGGTCAGCCCTTTGGCAACAATCTTGAGGAGAGAACCAGAAACGGCTTTCTTAATTGGAGGAGGCGTTTCAAAGTAGTCAAGTCCAACCAGCGGGAAGCAAAGTCGCATTTCATCCAGAAAACCTTCAGCTTCGGCAATGTCCGCCTCGGACAGGCTCGGCTGGCTTCCTGCGTTGCCATTGTGAAGTTTTGCTCGATTGGCTTTTGTCGACAGATCGATAAGTCTCCATTCCAAATATCTTCCGTGAGCCTTGTTGAGATTGTTATCTTTGCTAACAAAGAACACCACTTGTTGCCAATCAAACTTCGATTCCTTGCCATGCGAATTTAGGCGGGTTCGAATTTCGTCAGCTTCGCCTATGTAAAGATCTGGCACGACCCCATCACCCTCACCAACAAGCAAATAGACGCCGGTTCGCTCAAACTCAGGGCGATTTCTCTTGGCACCGAACAGTGAACGCGGACACACAACCCCGAGACCGCTCCAATTAGTTTTTT
It includes:
- a CDS encoding RecQ family ATP-dependent DNA helicase, encoding MSANLLELLREGLKNANASFHSGQEEAIRAVIEPPYRALVVQATGWGKSMVYFIATRVLRDAGRGPTLVVSPLLSLMRNQVVAAQNLGIRAEHYTSSNPEKWESIEQKLLANEIDLLLISPERFANEDFQQFVASSSLAKVGLLVIDEAHCISDWGHDFRPDYQRLGRLIRNLPPTTSVLATTATANDRVVEDVLRQIGNSTPLIRGSLARRSLKIQVINGFNAAERLAWLSDHLDDLDGSGIIYTLTKRDADRVTKWLQVRGHRVEAYHADLGPDPEESNKLRIEREAMLLNNDVKALVSTVALGMGFDKPDLGFVVHYQSPGNLVAYYQQIGRAGRAIDSATAVLFLGQEDESIHEYFIERAAPSAEEIDLILTTLDESESGLSVPNIMAAVDLRKGEVDKVLKCLVILEPSPILKLGSTWSRTPQAFTYDKERDRQLKERREEERARFVAFASSSDCFMEQVRFELNDETAEPCGQCSNCIGGEVIPTGYTDASLIEAQRFLNESEFLFEPRKRWESGALSQYGFSGNIKPEFRCEQGLCLSYFGDPGIGTWTREDKHAGKFRDDLVIAAIEGLERTGVASRVAWITSVPSLRSPTVPDFSQRLAAKLGVPYLQAVEKIKETPPQKSQRNSHHQSSNLDGAFAISEVLEGTVLLVDDMVDSRWTFTIVGALLRQAGVEAVIPFALTSATHRGDDE
- a CDS encoding DUF4357 domain-containing protein, whose translation is MARGYSIRLFLPDGEPEGLKLIEKTNWSGLGVVCPRSLFGAKRNRPEFERTGVYLLVGEGDGVVPDLYIGEADEIRTRLNSHGKESKFDWQQVVFFVSKDNNLNKAHGRYLEWRLIDLSTKANRAKLHNGNAGSQPSLSEADIAEAEGFLDEMRLCFPLVGLDYFETPPPIKKAVSGSLLKIVAKGLTSHGYEAGSEFVVKKGSQASQKEASSFPSGHKQRRQSLVDSKVLLVEGDHLVFAQDYAFSSPSTAASVVLGRNANGRTEWVDEKGRTLKSIQEASE